A stretch of Mya arenaria isolate MELC-2E11 chromosome 14, ASM2691426v1 DNA encodes these proteins:
- the LOC128216243 gene encoding E3 SUMO-protein ligase ZBED1-like, producing the protein MAEEFRMVPTRPTVRARVEKRYADERSNLISRLEKATSVSLTTDTWTSNSTESFITVTAHYLDAEWILHSDVLMTRAMPERHTAENIASRLQECLCIKPVLELPSVSKVLGKCRKLVGHFKHSTTLALIQDVPTRWNSTQLMCSRLEKLRRVVTDIMLDDDVTKKADRDLLLRDGEWGIVADISTVLGPFTHVTTFMSKDKDVSIGEMFPIVYSLVGTVLQPCNNDTALVASMKTTLRDEMTERFQPGRDETAESLPMLASLLDPRYKKLSFLPRQLRRRTHTMLEGRLDDVPLKVSSRDDGDCATPAKRPRLEFMVTFPESSVEDDLQLYLAEKMDDATPALKWWRRNENRFPKVAHVARSVLAVPATSVPSECVFSSAGLVLNKLRNRLNSDIVDAILFLNKNMRSVKCDTV; encoded by the exons atggccgaggagttccgaatg GTACCTACCCGGCCGACAGTTCGTGCGAGGGTTGAGAAGAGGTACGCAGACGAACGCTCCAACCTCATCTCCCGGCTCGAGAAGGCGACGTCTGTCTCCCTCACGACAGACACGTGGACGTCCAACTCTACCGAGAGTTTTATCACCGTGACAGCCCACTACCTTGACGCCGAATGGATCCTCCATTCGGACGTCTTGATGACCAGAGCAATGCCAGAGCGTCACACAGCCGAGAACATCGCGTCCCGCCTACAAGAATGC CTCTGCATCAAGCCAGTCCTCGAACTTCCTTCTGTCTCCAAGGTCCTGGGCAAGTGTCGAAAGCTGGTAGGGCATTTCAAGCACTCAACGACACTGGCACTCATCCAGGACGTCCCCACGAGGTGGAATTCCACGCAGCTGATGTGTAGCCGCCTCGAGAAGCTACGCCGGGTGGTCACTGACATCATGCTTGACGATGACGTCACGAAGAAGGCCGACCGCGATCTCCTTCTGAGAGACGGCGAGTGGGGCATCGTTGCCGACATATCCACAGTCCTTGGGCCGTTCACCCACGTGACCACCTTCATGAGTAAGGACAAGGACGTATCCATCGGGGAGATGTTTCCCATCGTGTATAGTTTGGTTGGGACAGTGTTGCAGCCCTGCAACAATGACACAGCGCTGGTCGCCTCGATGAAGACCACTCTCCGGGATGAGATGACGGAGAGGTTCCAGCCAGGACGAGATGAAACTGCCGAGTCCCTCCCGATGCTCGCCTCACTTCTGGACCCTCGATATAAGAAGTTAAGCTTCCTGCCCAGGCAGCTACGACGAAGGACACACACCATGCTGGAGGGCCGCCTTGACGATGTCCCGCTCAAGGTCAGCTCGCGCGATGACGGTGACTGTGCCACACCTGCTAAGCGACCACGGCTTGAGTTCATGGTCACATTCCCGGAGTCATCGGTGGAGGACGATCTACAGTTGTACCTTGCCGAGAAGATGGATGATGCAACACCAGCCCTCAAGTGGTGGCGGCGCAACGAGAACCGTTTTCCGAAGGTCGCGCACGTGGCCCGTAGCGTCCTCGCGGTTCCCGCTACATCTGTGCCATCGGAGTGCGTATTTTCGTCCGCCGGGCTTGTTCTGAACAAGTTGCGCAACAGACTTAACAGTGACATTGTTGATGCTATCTTGTTCCTAAACAAGAACATGCGTTCTGTGAAGTGTGACACTGTGTGA